A genomic segment from Methanoplanus limicola DSM 2279 encodes:
- a CDS encoding UvrD-helicase domain-containing protein → MLTERQMDAIRHDLSLCVTAGAGTGKTHVLVTRYLDLIENAGCRPSDILALTFTEKAASEMKERGEKEIFSRKGEFWDKIREDMMWAQISTFHSFCTGILREFALEAGVDPGFMILAGNESEEIISEALRGLFHDKPGVSYEREINECLNAFGLYTLDSYLRELYNKRRIAKDFFEKLAYDDDYALSLWRDELLKEKESAAKDFLSSPDLTDAALSMLHLAEAFGSENDKAGKYLASVKDYLVMLNSGEYEDICRGIAGIAVTKGGSRTMGSAKVMGESKAVLVKAYSLLKEFADNSPSALLSSSAEDDDPEIVLTLRLLKSLGVVFERLCHVIERDKASRGAIDFTDMIDGVYRLFLSRPDIVAGHFRGRYKYIMVDEFQDTDPVQTAIISMLPGDSGPGCKSLFVVGDPKQSIYLFRDADVTQFKKTGDMITDDFSGCRVALDISFRSTDPVISFVNLLFNRILRDTGRPWDFDYEPVSCSRVKDSGSVELLLSAPGDNAMENALSEYDMVAARIKSAVLQDKLRVYAKDYSGEVVCRDADWGDIAVLMERRTNLRYLEHALDSYGIPYRIYSGFGFYSRQEILDAGSLFSFLKDPCDDIALYGLLRSPWFGFSDSDIFRACGGRAGRLYDKISSGDGNFPEAVRLLERWHGLSGRVSVSGLFRQCILDSGISAVYSGIPGGDQMLSNLDKLSGIIREREKKGFYSLHKFTHDLVKSIESGESEGEGEVYESGSGKVSVMTVHSSKGLEFPVVFVPGLSESPPGDRSSIIADEECGVGIKIPDAESGDYVNSLPLNLQKYRMKLKSGAESRRLFYVAVTRARDHLVLSGNLPKKVPETEQGCSRRIEWIFFNLFSGDNADTSSGVHEITDGDYSCTIRVISDRGEIAAEKVDCKRDPVPLPDCPLCAVDSVNSPEGCVSAGYDHGGRRKSAENFSSTMVERYLVTGSTDILKRSLSSVIAGNSGAGAFTSSGDPVRGSIIHRIMAGDMTIESPDIPAELRGDYREMYQKFISSEFMQDVSDDYTELPFSMFFEGYPFRGHIDRLIRKGDGWYVLDFKTGNPSEKYSHDVQMVLYKMAAEKITGESVRTYLYYTEKGEFREIIPDIEAVLAEIRLACEEISGKRGA, encoded by the coding sequence ATGCTGACTGAAAGGCAGATGGATGCCATCAGACATGATTTAAGCCTCTGTGTCACTGCCGGGGCAGGGACAGGCAAGACGCATGTGCTTGTCACCCGTTATCTTGACCTGATTGAGAATGCCGGTTGCCGGCCTTCTGATATTCTTGCATTAACCTTTACTGAGAAGGCTGCTTCTGAGATGAAGGAGAGGGGTGAGAAGGAGATATTCTCAAGGAAGGGTGAATTCTGGGATAAGATCAGGGAGGATATGATGTGGGCACAGATATCAACCTTCCATTCTTTCTGTACCGGAATACTGAGGGAGTTTGCACTTGAAGCAGGCGTTGATCCCGGCTTTATGATACTTGCCGGGAATGAATCTGAGGAGATAATTTCTGAGGCTTTAAGGGGTTTATTTCACGATAAGCCGGGAGTATCCTATGAAAGGGAGATAAATGAATGTCTCAACGCCTTTGGCCTTTACACTCTTGACAGTTATCTGCGTGAACTCTACAATAAGAGGCGTATTGCAAAGGATTTCTTTGAAAAGCTTGCATATGATGATGACTATGCACTCTCGCTCTGGCGGGATGAGCTTTTGAAGGAGAAAGAGTCTGCTGCCAAAGATTTTCTTAGCAGTCCCGATCTCACAGATGCTGCTCTCTCTATGCTTCATCTTGCAGAGGCGTTTGGCAGTGAGAATGATAAGGCCGGAAAATATCTTGCATCAGTAAAGGATTACCTTGTGATGCTTAACAGCGGGGAATATGAGGACATCTGCCGTGGAATTGCCGGAATTGCGGTTACGAAGGGCGGAAGCAGGACTATGGGCAGTGCGAAGGTTATGGGTGAATCAAAAGCTGTTCTTGTGAAGGCCTATTCCCTGCTTAAGGAGTTTGCCGATAATTCTCCCTCTGCACTGCTCAGCTCCTCTGCGGAGGATGATGATCCTGAGATTGTACTCACCCTGAGGCTTTTAAAGTCGCTTGGTGTCGTCTTTGAGAGGCTGTGCCATGTGATTGAGAGGGATAAGGCGTCCCGCGGGGCCATTGACTTTACCGATATGATCGACGGTGTGTACAGGCTCTTTCTCTCCCGTCCTGATATCGTTGCCGGACATTTCAGAGGGCGGTATAAGTATATCATGGTCGATGAGTTTCAGGATACCGATCCTGTGCAGACCGCAATTATAAGCATGCTGCCGGGAGACTCCGGTCCCGGGTGCAAAAGCCTCTTTGTGGTCGGTGATCCCAAGCAGTCCATCTATCTCTTCAGGGATGCCGATGTGACACAGTTTAAGAAGACGGGCGATATGATCACAGATGATTTCTCCGGGTGCAGGGTTGCCCTTGACATCAGTTTCAGGAGCACTGATCCTGTAATTTCGTTTGTAAACCTCCTCTTTAACAGGATTCTCCGGGATACGGGCCGCCCCTGGGATTTTGACTATGAGCCTGTCTCATGTTCCAGAGTAAAAGATTCCGGCAGTGTTGAGCTTCTGCTTTCAGCTCCGGGTGACAACGCTATGGAGAATGCCCTCAGCGAATATGATATGGTTGCAGCCAGAATTAAGTCGGCTGTTCTTCAGGATAAGCTGAGGGTTTATGCGAAGGATTATTCCGGGGAGGTTGTCTGCCGGGATGCTGACTGGGGTGATATTGCTGTTTTAATGGAGAGGAGGACAAACCTCAGGTATCTTGAGCATGCCCTTGACAGTTACGGGATTCCTTACAGGATCTATTCCGGTTTTGGGTTTTATTCCAGGCAGGAGATTCTCGATGCGGGGTCACTCTTTTCATTCCTGAAAGACCCCTGTGATGATATTGCCCTCTACGGTCTTCTGAGATCTCCGTGGTTTGGCTTTTCAGATTCCGATATCTTCAGGGCATGCGGCGGGCGTGCGGGGAGGCTGTATGATAAAATCAGTTCCGGAGATGGGAATTTTCCGGAAGCTGTCAGGCTTCTTGAGAGGTGGCACGGACTTTCGGGCCGGGTGTCTGTATCGGGGCTTTTCAGGCAGTGCATTCTTGATTCTGGCATATCTGCGGTGTACAGCGGAATTCCGGGCGGTGACCAGATGCTTTCCAATCTTGACAAGCTCTCCGGAATTATCCGCGAGAGGGAGAAGAAAGGGTTTTATTCGCTGCATAAGTTCACTCATGACCTCGTTAAGTCCATTGAGTCCGGGGAATCCGAAGGTGAGGGTGAGGTATATGAGTCCGGTTCCGGTAAGGTCTCGGTTATGACTGTTCATTCATCCAAGGGGCTTGAATTTCCGGTTGTATTCGTACCGGGCCTTTCTGAAAGCCCGCCCGGAGACAGGTCTTCAATAATTGCTGATGAGGAATGCGGTGTCGGTATTAAAATTCCTGATGCAGAATCCGGTGATTATGTGAACTCCCTGCCCCTGAATCTCCAGAAGTACAGGATGAAGCTTAAATCCGGAGCTGAGAGCAGGAGGCTTTTTTATGTCGCCGTTACGAGGGCGAGGGACCATCTGGTCCTCTCCGGAAACCTGCCTAAAAAGGTTCCTGAGACTGAGCAGGGTTGCAGCAGAAGGATTGAATGGATATTTTTCAACCTGTTTTCCGGGGATAATGCCGATACTTCTTCCGGTGTGCATGAGATTACAGACGGAGATTATTCCTGCACTATAAGGGTTATCAGTGACAGGGGTGAAATCGCGGCGGAGAAGGTGGACTGCAAAAGGGATCCGGTTCCTCTTCCGGATTGTCCGCTCTGTGCTGTAGATTCAGTTAATTCTCCTGAGGGTTGTGTTTCAGCGGGTTATGATCACGGCGGCAGAAGGAAATCGGCTGAGAACTTCTCCTCAACGATGGTTGAGAGGTATTTAGTCACCGGAAGTACGGATATTTTAAAGAGGTCTCTTTCATCCGTAATTGCCGGAAATTCAGGTGCGGGTGCATTCACGTCGTCCGGGGACCCTGTCCGCGGCAGTATTATTCACAGAATTATGGCCGGAGATATGACTATTGAATCACCTGATATTCCGGCAGAGTTGAGGGGGGATTACAGGGAGATGTACCAAAAATTCATCTCATCGGAATTTATGCAGGATGTTTCGGATGATTATACCGAACTTCCGTTCTCTATGTTCTTTGAAGGTTATCCTTTCAGGGGGCATATTGACAGGTTAATCCGGAAGGGTGACGGCTGGTATGTCCTTGATTTCAAGACCGGAAATCCGTCTGAGAAATACAGCCATGATGTCCAGATGGTTTTATACAAAATGGCGGCGGAGAAGATAACAGGTGAGTCTGTCAGAACGTATCTCTACTATACGGAGAAAGGGGAGTTCAGGGAGATTATTCCCGATATTGAGGCTGTTTTAGCAGAGATCAGACTTGCATGTGAGGAGATCTCCGGAAAGAGGGGTGCCTGA
- a CDS encoding DUF460 domain-containing protein, whose amino-acid sequence MKVFGTDVIRGSVSSKRKRPSYALIIRDDNREVFSGEVSLFRLMRRIISERPDILAVDSIREISRDQSELVALMQQFPTKTKLVQVTGGEKQQTLQVVAKRYNITFKNRFDPFEEARAIAGIAEAGGGFEVQVFEDSSDIIVSRGRSPGRGGWSQNRYVRKIHGAVLNKGREIEDTLKESGLKYEKREFKGYGGFKRVEFHISGGREDIPSFGGGGTDVQVKVRSGRLDKIRYVQQGGRKKHLIVGIDPGTTFGFAALDYEANLIALKSSRQMSVADWIEEISLAGKPVIVATDKSRMPSTVEKIKRAFSAVPFIPAEEKTQEEKYSVTSGYSYANDHERDALYAALEAHKFFKNKFRNIERKIPAGVDLDLVRTGLIRGMTPEKILGEILPESVDKEPSEVVEGDISSGRDTRILQLEGMVRNLKAYAAELEGTLTKKDAEIISLEKRLASERSERAEVRKRDAEIELRESRIKVFKKKLRSAERKNKRLLKQIDRLKRFADIQTGEFIPFKVIPSLTKDSLRSLEDEFGINEGDIIYAGNTRGWGSTAVQILSESSVQVLITGKDEDLKLKDALRALNIVLIDAADIKLSLRGKFGYVLRCDLESALSAWQSGQEKFMRSKSEEMLESIVKEYQSERIKEVWRG is encoded by the coding sequence TTGAAGGTATTCGGAACTGATGTGATCAGGGGTTCGGTCAGCTCAAAGAGAAAGAGGCCGTCTTATGCGCTTATTATCCGGGATGACAACAGGGAGGTATTCTCAGGGGAGGTGTCCCTGTTCCGCCTGATGAGGCGTATAATATCGGAAAGACCGGATATTTTAGCGGTTGACAGCATCCGGGAGATCTCCAGGGACCAGTCTGAACTTGTCGCCCTGATGCAGCAGTTTCCGACAAAGACAAAGCTTGTACAGGTGACCGGCGGAGAAAAACAGCAGACTCTTCAGGTGGTTGCCAAAAGGTACAATATCACTTTTAAGAACCGTTTTGATCCTTTTGAGGAGGCACGTGCCATTGCCGGAATAGCAGAGGCCGGCGGCGGTTTTGAGGTGCAGGTATTTGAGGACTCATCTGATATTATAGTCTCAAGGGGGCGTTCTCCCGGCAGGGGTGGATGGAGCCAGAACCGCTATGTCAGAAAGATACATGGCGCTGTTCTGAATAAGGGCCGTGAGATTGAGGATACCTTAAAGGAATCCGGTCTTAAATATGAAAAACGGGAATTTAAGGGGTATGGCGGATTTAAAAGGGTTGAATTTCATATCAGTGGCGGAAGGGAGGATATACCTTCGTTTGGCGGTGGCGGTACTGATGTTCAGGTTAAGGTCAGATCCGGCCGTCTTGATAAAATCCGGTATGTTCAGCAGGGGGGCCGGAAAAAACACCTCATTGTGGGTATAGATCCGGGCACGACATTCGGGTTTGCAGCACTTGACTATGAGGCCAACCTCATCGCTTTAAAGAGTTCAAGGCAGATGTCGGTTGCAGACTGGATTGAGGAGATATCTCTTGCCGGAAAGCCGGTTATAGTTGCGACTGACAAGTCCCGCATGCCCTCGACTGTGGAGAAGATTAAAAGGGCATTTTCCGCTGTTCCTTTTATTCCGGCTGAGGAGAAGACTCAGGAGGAGAAGTATTCGGTCACCTCCGGGTACAGCTATGCAAATGACCATGAGAGGGACGCCCTCTATGCCGCTCTTGAGGCTCATAAATTTTTTAAAAATAAGTTCCGGAATATTGAAAGGAAGATCCCTGCCGGAGTTGATCTCGATCTCGTCCGGACAGGACTTATCAGGGGCATGACTCCTGAAAAGATACTGGGTGAAATACTTCCGGAATCTGTGGATAAAGAGCCATCTGAAGTTGTAGAAGGTGATATCTCATCCGGAAGGGACACCAGGATTTTACAGCTTGAAGGTATGGTCAGAAATCTGAAGGCTTATGCTGCTGAGCTTGAGGGTACTCTTACAAAAAAGGACGCTGAGATAATTTCACTTGAGAAGAGGCTCGCCTCTGAGAGGAGCGAGCGTGCCGAGGTAAGGAAGAGGGACGCCGAGATTGAACTTCGTGAGAGCAGAATTAAGGTTTTTAAGAAGAAACTCAGGAGTGCCGAACGGAAGAATAAGAGACTCTTAAAGCAGATCGACCGTCTGAAGAGGTTTGCTGATATCCAGACCGGAGAGTTCATTCCTTTCAAGGTTATACCTTCGCTTACCAAAGATTCCCTCAGGTCTCTTGAGGATGAGTTCGGGATAAATGAAGGTGACATCATCTATGCCGGCAATACGAGGGGCTGGGGCAGTACTGCGGTTCAGATCCTCTCGGAATCCTCTGTACAGGTCCTTATTACCGGCAAGGATGAGGATTTGAAGCTGAAGGATGCCCTGCGGGCACTGAATATTGTCCTTATTGATGCTGCGGATATAAAACTCAGCCTCAGAGGCAAATTCGGTTATGTGCTGAGATGTGACCTTGAATCAGCCCTCTCTGCATGGCAGAGCGGACAGGAGAAATTTATGAGGTCGAAATCGGAAGAGATGCTTGAGTCAATAGTTAAGGAATACCAGAGTGAGAGGATAAAGGAGGTCTGGCGTGGTTGA
- a CDS encoding PD-(D/E)XK nuclease family protein, with protein sequence MDRGSLIKVPPGWDCSAVIDEFLDSYVINPFGTYFLLPTSRLSEEIRQKTALKGVAVITDNVTTPEEFASGIVDKYGGGVALLSDEEAKLVLSGVVRKDRDALKVLSRTGEYSARILNDLYSLFGESDARMRQSLSEGMPDSARIKVLERLKSVYEGELMAKGYVAPSGVYKAASSSAENFCPGRAPVVFVCGIFSPSESFKGFISRLISCGADLRYYLPYYDNGSVFSDRGEWLSLPEKVSADSCAGDINSGDVGIKVPYADLFSGNPVAVPGVRRVYGRFPSFQLEAEAVAGEIASLIRKGADPGRIAVGLPDLAGGTPLLSAVFSDFSVPFSSSATLGLGRYPVIHAAMLPLEVISGDFKQDSVSELLSSPYFVHDYDPHLIATAAKKAMIESGFSDWSKLAGLYRLRLEKISIDSLPDDIKRKGAEKELRDADILSDFSRVYLGILKEADVKDTVAGHISRYRDILLRLGFGSSPDFCTGGTSGCGDDDVRYAEYLAGLFDRLSAGAAGDNGDEVTFKEFAGFLYSLVAGMRVPSVRERDKVQITGIQELLGADFDYLFLAGLTDGKIPLIPRLFPYLTEKEEQVLWPKKKRDKISREKFNFIYALIAAEKGLYLSCHDEDSGSPAIPSQFLQVFLDSCPADEWILADGAVSVSGSLKDAGRMLSAGNFTPVYSPALCDLSLNSGLLSPASLADRINTESFCRTGDYDSAHDGILSDPDIIAEIVRRFGPEKAFSPTALETYAVCPFRFYLSSVLGLERTEVADLTLSASERGSIIHDILFRFYTEWMKDSSGAPGGGDIAAAKELILSLTDEVTGEFRRNTPAWSSMINELTGDTGFGKGIMERFLEEEASFADSEFVPSLFEASFGTERPGISPEPAVLKSLSGDIIRVRGFVDRIDETSDGRFAITDYKTGSHPKLKDITDGKALQLPLYLKAYESFSGKRGVGGFYYTVKRKEVSRKAEIYDESESELFSSFKKSRSKDAVFADIVNRSVSYACLYADSIRKGIFSPASEAGICPDYCEFKFVCRYSDFRILSQSDGAAASAGELKEDS encoded by the coding sequence ATGGATCGGGGAAGTCTGATAAAAGTTCCTCCCGGATGGGACTGTAGCGCGGTTATTGATGAATTTCTGGACAGTTATGTAATAAATCCTTTTGGAACATATTTTCTTCTTCCGACTTCCAGACTGTCGGAGGAGATCCGCCAAAAAACTGCCCTGAAGGGGGTTGCTGTCATAACTGATAATGTAACAACTCCTGAGGAGTTCGCATCCGGAATTGTGGATAAATACGGCGGCGGAGTGGCACTTCTCTCAGATGAGGAGGCGAAACTGGTTCTTTCGGGAGTTGTCAGGAAGGACAGGGATGCCCTTAAAGTTCTCTCCCGGACAGGAGAATATTCCGCAAGGATACTGAATGATCTCTACTCTCTCTTTGGCGAATCTGACGCCCGGATGCGTCAGTCTTTATCTGAAGGTATGCCGGATTCTGCCCGGATTAAGGTGCTTGAGAGGCTAAAGTCGGTATATGAGGGGGAGCTTATGGCTAAGGGATATGTTGCGCCGTCAGGTGTGTACAAAGCTGCATCCAGTTCTGCTGAGAATTTCTGCCCTGGAAGGGCACCTGTTGTTTTTGTGTGTGGCATCTTCAGCCCTTCAGAGTCATTTAAGGGTTTTATCAGCAGGCTTATCTCATGCGGGGCAGATCTCCGGTATTATCTGCCGTATTATGACAACGGGAGCGTCTTTTCTGACAGGGGGGAATGGCTCTCTCTTCCGGAGAAAGTTTCTGCTGATTCCTGTGCCGGTGATATTAATTCAGGAGATGTGGGTATTAAAGTACCTTATGCAGACCTCTTCAGTGGAAATCCTGTTGCGGTTCCGGGAGTCCGGAGAGTTTATGGGCGTTTTCCCTCTTTTCAGCTTGAGGCAGAGGCTGTTGCAGGTGAAATTGCGTCTCTTATCCGGAAAGGTGCCGATCCGGGTAGAATTGCTGTCGGTCTGCCAGACCTTGCCGGAGGAACGCCTCTTCTCTCCGCTGTTTTCTCTGATTTTTCAGTGCCCTTCTCGTCATCTGCAACTCTGGGTCTTGGGCGTTATCCTGTGATCCATGCTGCAATGCTCCCGCTTGAGGTTATTTCAGGTGATTTTAAACAAGATTCTGTATCCGAACTGCTCTCATCGCCATATTTTGTCCATGACTATGACCCGCACCTGATAGCAACTGCTGCAAAGAAGGCTATGATTGAGAGTGGTTTTAGTGACTGGTCAAAGCTTGCCGGATTATACAGGCTGCGCCTTGAGAAGATATCTATTGATTCTCTTCCGGACGATATTAAGAGAAAAGGGGCAGAGAAAGAGCTTAGGGATGCAGACATACTCTCTGATTTTTCCCGTGTTTATCTTGGAATTTTAAAGGAGGCGGATGTTAAGGATACAGTTGCCGGACATATAAGCAGGTACAGGGATATTCTCTTAAGGCTTGGTTTCGGGAGTTCTCCTGATTTCTGCACCGGCGGGACTTCCGGATGCGGGGATGATGATGTAAGATATGCAGAATATCTTGCCGGGCTTTTTGACCGGTTGTCTGCCGGAGCAGCGGGCGATAACGGTGATGAGGTGACTTTTAAGGAGTTTGCCGGATTTCTGTATTCACTGGTTGCCGGAATGAGGGTTCCTTCTGTGAGGGAGAGGGATAAGGTTCAGATTACAGGAATCCAGGAGCTTTTGGGGGCGGATTTTGACTATCTTTTCCTTGCAGGTCTGACTGACGGGAAAATTCCCCTGATCCCCAGGCTTTTTCCTTATCTGACTGAGAAGGAGGAGCAGGTTCTGTGGCCGAAAAAAAAGCGTGATAAGATTTCAAGGGAGAAATTTAACTTCATATATGCCCTTATTGCGGCAGAGAAGGGTCTTTATCTGAGCTGCCATGACGAAGACTCGGGCAGTCCTGCAATCCCTTCACAGTTTTTGCAGGTATTTCTTGATTCATGCCCGGCCGATGAGTGGATTCTGGCGGATGGTGCTGTTTCAGTCTCAGGATCTCTTAAAGATGCGGGACGGATGTTATCTGCCGGAAATTTCACTCCGGTCTATTCTCCTGCTTTATGTGATCTGTCACTGAACTCCGGGCTGCTCTCGCCTGCTTCTCTTGCTGACCGGATTAACACCGAGTCTTTCTGCCGGACAGGCGATTATGACTCTGCACATGACGGGATTCTCAGCGATCCCGATATTATCGCGGAGATTGTGAGAAGGTTTGGCCCTGAAAAAGCATTCTCACCGACTGCTCTTGAGACGTATGCGGTATGCCCGTTCAGGTTTTATTTATCTTCAGTGCTTGGGCTTGAGAGGACTGAGGTGGCGGATCTTACGCTCTCTGCATCTGAGAGGGGCAGTATCATACATGATATTCTCTTCCGGTTTTATACGGAGTGGATGAAGGATAGCTCCGGAGCACCGGGCGGGGGCGATATTGCGGCTGCAAAGGAGCTCATACTATCTCTGACCGATGAGGTTACCGGTGAGTTCCGCAGAAATACGCCTGCATGGAGTTCTATGATTAATGAACTTACAGGGGATACCGGGTTTGGTAAAGGTATTATGGAGAGATTTTTAGAGGAGGAGGCATCATTTGCGGATTCTGAATTTGTGCCGTCTCTGTTTGAGGCGTCATTCGGTACGGAGAGGCCGGGTATATCACCTGAACCTGCGGTTCTGAAATCTCTTTCAGGGGACATCATCCGTGTCCGTGGTTTTGTTGACCGGATAGATGAGACATCTGACGGCAGATTTGCGATTACCGACTACAAGACCGGAAGCCACCCTAAACTGAAGGACATCACTGACGGAAAGGCCCTTCAGCTTCCTCTTTACCTGAAAGCTTATGAGAGTTTTTCCGGGAAGAGGGGTGTGGGCGGTTTTTATTATACGGTTAAGAGAAAGGAGGTCTCAAGGAAGGCGGAGATCTACGATGAATCCGAGTCTGAACTATTCTCTTCTTTTAAGAAATCCCGGAGTAAAGATGCAGTTTTTGCTGATATTGTTAACAGATCGGTCAGTTATGCCTGCTTGTATGCAGACAGTATAAGGAAAGGAATATTCAGTCCTGCATCTGAGGCCGGTATCTGTCCTGATTACTGTGAATTTAAGTTTGTCTGCCGTTATTCTGACTTCAGAATTCTCTCGCAGTCTGATGGTGCGGCTGCTTCTGCCGGAGAATTAAAGGAGGATTCTTAG
- a CDS encoding RIO1 family regulatory kinase/ATPase domain-containing protein produces the protein MPLSADDIRTLHKYDVAVLLSIEKQMKRYNWVPEENIRKSTKFSQSELEFRLGRVMAKDMVKSSTLPYDGYQLTFKGYDALAVSALVKRGTISALGTLIGVGKESTVYEALGMGTVVLKVHRIGQRSFQSARLSRDYMPEWKHFPWIFASTESAKREFEALKVLQKGGVSVPVPLTINRNVIAMTYIPGVNLNQSVFESPEDAEVVLDEILDNMKKAYDLGYIHNDLSEYNVMVSEKNVWVIDWPQWVEPVHPNAEDILRRDLGNITGYFKKKYRIDMSVEEALSKVVG, from the coding sequence ATGCCTCTTAGTGCAGATGATATCCGGACACTCCATAAATATGACGTCGCTGTTCTGCTTTCGATTGAGAAACAGATGAAGCGGTACAATTGGGTGCCTGAGGAAAATATACGTAAATCAACAAAATTCTCTCAGTCTGAGCTTGAATTCAGGCTTGGGAGAGTTATGGCGAAGGACATGGTTAAGAGCAGCACACTGCCGTATGACGGTTACCAGCTTACATTTAAGGGATACGACGCACTTGCTGTATCCGCGCTTGTGAAGAGAGGCACGATATCCGCGCTTGGCACTCTTATCGGTGTGGGCAAGGAATCGACAGTGTATGAGGCGCTTGGTATGGGCACAGTTGTGCTGAAGGTGCACCGGATCGGGCAGCGGTCGTTTCAGTCTGCAAGACTTTCCAGGGATTATATGCCGGAATGGAAGCATTTTCCATGGATATTTGCATCCACTGAATCGGCAAAGAGGGAGTTTGAAGCTCTGAAAGTTCTTCAGAAAGGCGGAGTTTCCGTGCCGGTGCCGCTCACAATCAACCGCAATGTGATTGCGATGACCTATATTCCTGGTGTGAACCTCAATCAGTCAGTCTTTGAAAGTCCAGAGGACGCAGAGGTTGTGCTCGATGAGATACTTGATAATATGAAAAAGGCATATGACCTTGGATACATCCACAATGATCTCTCTGAATACAATGTCATGGTCAGTGAGAAGAATGTCTGGGTGATTGACTGGCCGCAGTGGGTGGAACCTGTCCATCCCAATGCCGAAGATATTCTCAGGAGGGATCTCGGAAATATTACCGGGTATTTCAAAAAGAAATACAGGATTGATATGAGTGTTGAGGAGGCACTCTCAAAGGTGGTCGGTTGA
- the thiL gene encoding thiamine-phosphate kinase has product MVDDRDLLKVVSGIIGEERTSDDCCMIKVGDDNIILSTDMLHESTDFPRGMTDWQIGWMSAAVTLSDVASCGAVPLALLLAAGLDEPERISGITAGAKDCCERFGAELAGGDIDFHSELTIVTTGIGRVEDEYYKTRRGAKPGDIVCVTGTPGCAGAALEGSERYWKNLVEPLPAVREGRLLAVAGVSSMMDVSDGIALSLYDLSGSSCVGFEISMDNLPLSPGVSPEMALYSGGDFGLLFTCGRDILPVTGVDCTVIGVVTDSGEVLCDGVLVERRGYSHRWMEEI; this is encoded by the coding sequence GTGGTTGATGATCGGGATCTGTTAAAGGTCGTAAGCGGAATTATAGGTGAGGAAAGGACATCGGATGACTGCTGCATGATAAAGGTGGGTGATGATAATATCATTCTCTCGACCGACATGCTTCATGAAAGCACTGATTTCCCGAGAGGGATGACTGACTGGCAGATCGGGTGGATGTCTGCCGCTGTAACGCTCTCTGATGTCGCTTCCTGCGGTGCAGTGCCCCTTGCTCTTCTTCTTGCCGCGGGGCTTGATGAGCCTGAGAGGATTTCAGGGATCACAGCCGGTGCGAAGGACTGCTGCGAGAGGTTTGGGGCTGAGCTTGCCGGGGGGGATATCGATTTTCACTCTGAGCTTACTATAGTCACTACCGGAATCGGCAGGGTTGAGGATGAATATTATAAAACCAGAAGGGGTGCCAAACCCGGCGATATTGTCTGCGTAACCGGCACTCCGGGCTGTGCGGGCGCAGCCCTTGAGGGTTCTGAGAGGTACTGGAAGAATCTTGTCGAGCCTCTTCCGGCTGTGCGTGAAGGGCGTCTGCTGGCAGTTGCCGGGGTCTCATCTATGATGGATGTCTCTGACGGCATTGCACTCTCGCTTTATGACCTCTCCGGCTCATCCTGTGTCGGTTTTGAGATCTCTATGGATAATCTGCCGCTTTCGCCCGGAGTTTCGCCTGAGATGGCGCTTTACAGCGGAGGGGACTTTGGGCTGCTGTTTACATGCGGAAGGGATATTCTGCCTGTAACCGGTGTGGACTGTACGGTGATCGGAGTTGTCACGGATTCAGGAGAGGTTCTCTGCGATGGAGTTTTGGTTGAGAGAAGGGGTTATTCGCACCGCTGGATGGAAGAGATCTGA